The segment TGGATACATCTTTAATCGTGAGCGTACCGTTTGCTACAAACTTGTTGTCTCCGGTTTTCTCAATATCAGAGCTTTTAAATGTGATGTGTGGCCATTTTTCTGCGTTGAAAAAATCCGCTGTTTTCAGGTGACCGTCTCTTCTCTCGTTGTCTGTATCAATGCTGTTCACCATAATCTTAACATCGATCATGCTTTCTTCAAGATTATTCGGATCGAAGTTAACGGTAGCTTCGTAGTTATTGAATTCACCATTTACCGGTGTAAAGAAGTGAGTTACTTCAAAATTTACTGCACTGTGGGCTTTGTCAATCGTCCAGCTGGTGGCTGCATATTTTGTTAATGCCAAAGATGAAAGCGCGAAAATAGTTAATGCTAATACGGATGTTATTTTATTTAATATTCTCATGGTTGTGTAATAGTTATTGATTTTAGATTTATGCTAATGCCTCAACACAGCCAATCGGGAAATAATTTCCTTTAATGTTAAATCATTATTAAGCCTCAATCCCTTTTATAAAAGGAATAGCCTGCTTTACACCCCCGGCTAATGTTAGAAGGTGTAAAAACATGGAGAACGGAGAACATTTATTTCGGCCAATGGTTTGCATTAGTAGAATAGTTACCGTTAGTTATTCATTAATAATTCAATACTTAAACAAAATACCTTTTATGAAAAAATTAGTGCGTTATTCATTTGTTATAATTTTGGGTGCAGTTCTTAGCACAGCTACTGCTTTCGCTCAACAACAGCAAATGCCGCCTCAACCTGAACCTTTAAGCCCTGAAGAAGTTACTGATGAGCAACTCGAAATGGTTGTTAATGTATCTGAAGCTGTTCAAGGTTTGCAGAAAGAGGCTGACATGCAGATGAGAGAAGTTATTGCAGAAGAAGAGATGGAGTATAGCCGTTTTCAGCAGATTATGATGGCTCAGCAAAATCCACAAATGGCCGGACAGGTAAATGTAACTGAAGATGAAAAGCAAACCCTTCAGAAAGTACAGCCTAAACTACAGGAAATAACTATGAAAGTTCAGCAGGGTTATATGACTGCTATTCAGGATGAAGGACTTTCTCCTCAGAAATTTCAGCAGATTGCACAAGCTATTCAGGCACATCCTGAGGTGGCAAAACGATTTGAAGAAATTAAGAGTGAATCTGCTCCGGAAAGCGGAAGTGACGGTTAATCCTCACCACTGTTGACATTGATTTCAAAACTCGGTGCATTTGCATCGGGTTTTTTTATTTACTGATCCATTTTGATCCTTTTACCGTGAAACGCCACGGCAGCCCGGCATCTTCACCGGCGTAATCCACTCCTATTCTGGGACTCGCTTCTATCTCCTCTTCCTCGAATTTAATCTCACGATCTTCAACCCAGATTATATCCCCGAGAAGATCACACTCATTATTTGAAGTAGTAATTCCCATTGCCTGGGACAGTTTTCCGGGGCCATTCGTAATTACAGGCTGTAGTTTATCCTTCCCTCTTCTCTGAACCATAACATCCTCACCTTCAATAGGTTGAATAGCCCGAATCAGAATAGCATCAGCCAGGCCTTCCTTGTTGGTCACAACATTAAACAGGTGATGGATTCCATAGCATAAATACACGTAAGCATAGCCCGGAGGGCCATAAATGGTTTCTGTACGAGCCGTTCGAACATCCGGATAAGCATGGCAGGCCCGAT is part of the Gracilimonas sediminicola genome and harbors:
- a CDS encoding YceI family protein: MALTKYAATSWTIDKAHSAVNFEVTHFFTPVNGEFNNYEATVNFDPNNLEESMIDVKIMVNSIDTDNERRDGHLKTADFFNAEKWPHITFKSSDIEKTGDNKFVANGTLTIKDVSKEIALPFTLLGMKDNPMKENTIVAGITASTTVDRTDYTVGTGDWASDAVIGDEVTVDLNLELNSKKGNSSTK
- a CDS encoding DUF4168 domain-containing protein; translated protein: MENGEHLFRPMVCISRIVTVSYSLIIQYLNKIPFMKKLVRYSFVIILGAVLSTATAFAQQQQMPPQPEPLSPEEVTDEQLEMVVNVSEAVQGLQKEADMQMREVIAEEEMEYSRFQQIMMAQQNPQMAGQVNVTEDEKQTLQKVQPKLQEITMKVQQGYMTAIQDEGLSPQKFQQIAQAIQAHPEVAKRFEEIKSESAPESGSDG
- a CDS encoding DNA-3-methyladenine glycosylase, which produces MSSKLSRSFYERDEVVQISKELIGKVICTNFDGLQTAGIIVETEAYNGRTDRACHAYPDVRTARTETIYGPPGYAYVYLCYGIHHLFNVVTNKEGLADAILIRAIQPIEGEDVMVQRRGKDKLQPVITNGPGKLSQAMGITTSNNECDLLGDIIWVEDREIKFEEEEIEASPRIGVDYAGEDAGLPWRFTVKGSKWISK